The genome window TTGCAGTCATTGTGGTCTGCGTGGCAGTTTTTACTGATATCTTCCTCTATGGACTAGTCGTGCCTATGCTTCCATTTGCCCTCGCAGAGCGTGTTGGTCTCACTGATGCCGATATTCAGCGTTGGAATTCCATCTTACTTGCCAGCTACGGGGCATCCATCATGCTGGGCTCATGTACGTGCATCCATTGTCGATAGAACCTCACTGCATGCACATACTTATTGATTTATGGTCACAGTGCTATTCGGTTGGATGGGCGACCGAACTCGTACGAAGCAGCTGCCATTTTTGCTCGGGGTCGGGGTTATGGGGGGTGCTACACTGCTCTTTTCGCTTACCAGCTCATTGACTCTGATCCTTCTCGCTCGAATCCTACAGGGCTGCTCCACTGCCATAGTATTTACCATCGGCTTTAGTCTGATGCTGGACACAGTTGGTGAGCAATACATAGGACGTGCCATCGGCTTTACGAGCATGAGTCTCAGCGTTGGCTTATTCGCAGGGCCCATTGTGGGTGGGCTTTTATATGATCTAGCGGGATACTTCGCCGTCTTTGTCCCAGCCTTCGTGCTTGTAGTACTGGAGTTTGTGCTACGGGTGCTTCTCATCACGCCGTCGCATGAGATTGATGTCAAGCAAGAcctctccgacgaggaggggcGGCCGCTAATGTCAGACGTGGCAGGTACTCCTATTACAGGCTCTCCAAGGAAGCCTGCACTGTTATACTTGATATGCATGCCTAGGTTTCTCGTGGCAATGGTGGGGATGTTCATGCTGAACTCGTTCATGACTGCCTTGGAGGCCGTACTGCCCGTGTATCTCCCCGAGGTTTTTCCCTACCGGTCGACAGACATCGCCATTGTATTTCTGTCCAATACCCTTCCTATGATCTGCTCTCCGCTTGGCGGATTTGTGGTGGATCGCTTGGGTCCGTTCTGGCCGGAGATTTTGGGCTTTGCATTGATTACTCCGAGCCTTATGCTGCTCTCGCTGATACTTGAACCGACGGAAGTAATGTCAGTGCTGCTCCGCCTGTTTTTATTCCTTTTCGGTTGTGGGGTATCACTTGCCATGCCTGCGATGATGACAGAAATTACCTTAGCCAAGGACGACATGGAGAAGGGACGTCCAGGGATCttcggggatggaggggcgTCTTCGCAAGCTTACGGTCTAAGTAACGCCGCATTTGCTGCTGGGACACTGGTTGGGCCTCTGTATGCCGGATACATTCGGGAGGCTCTGAGTTGGGCTACCATGGCCATCTCACTAGGAACCTTCAGtgctttgatgatgattctcGCTATTTCATTCACTCCCATGAAAAGGTCGAGTGCTACGGCGCGCTCCAACTCTCAGATAATCTAGGCAACGGGGCGATATGTATGAATGTGCCTAGAAAAGGCATCTTGCATTATGTTCATAGGAAGCCCGATCACATGGTTAGTTCATCTTAGCGGGCATAATTACTGGATACTCCTCCGACTCGACGATCTCTGAAAAGCAAAGCCCATGAGCCCTACGCACTGCATCCAGTATCTCGATGACAGTCAGGCTTTCCGTCCACGGCATGGTTGCACTTTCCAGGCGTTCATCTCGGACACAACGGGCGACCTCGTCCGCTTCGAAGCAAAGCCCATGTGCGCCCCCTGGGACTCGATACTCGAAGTCTTCCCCTCCACCTGTAATACCAAACTGCTGCACTCGTTTGATGATCCGGTACTTGGACGGACACCAAGGCGGGCCATAGATCTGGATTTCCCCGCTGTCTCCCTGGATTCGTACTACCGGGGTGTGACCATCCGGATCCGCCATGGCGCGTAGGCTGGAACTGGCAATCGCCTGCACGGATACAGGCGACGGACTTGTGCCGGGGAAGGTCATAATAATGGTTGTCGATTCATCCACCCCGGCGCCAAGAAGGGGTGTTATTGCTGATAGAATGCTGCTGGGCTTGGGATCGGGGCTGGGAGCGAGGGTCTGCATGATCCAGTGCACTGGATATACGCCCACTAAAGTCCAGCCATCGTTAGTATCGCTCCGCGCAGAGAATCTAAGCATCACGTACAATCTAGTAACGCGCCCCCAGCCAAATCCTTCTTGGTAAGATAGCTGTCCTTCAACTCCTTCAAAGCGTTCGTTCCGATCGAGTTATCAGCAAAGATCCGAATAACGGGCCCAATGGCGCCATTCTGGACTTCTTCCCGAATCTGAGCCGAGATTGGCAGGAAGCGTGTCCACATGGCTTCCATGAGGAAAAGGTTACGCGCGCGTGCGGTCTCGACGAGTCGATGTGCCTGTCTAGCCGTCGCAGTAAAGGGCTTCTCGCAGAGCACATGCTTTCCGGCCTGCAGCCCGAGCATAGCATTCTGGTAGTGATGGGAATGTGGTGAGGCGACGTAGACGACATCTACGCGGGGGTCCGCCACCAGAGCGTCGTAGCTACCATACGCAATGCAGGACGACGGCGCTCCGACCTTGTTGATGAAGCGGCTGGCGATCTCGGTGGATCGCGAAGATGCCACCGCCACCAATAAATGCGACACATCAGTAACACCTCGTGAGGCGGGATGAATGAGAAGGTCTTTCGCAAATGCTACATAGCGGATTAGCCGGTGAGAATCACAGCACTACTTGTCAAGTGTAATACTCTCAGCAATGCTTCCTGTAGCTATTAGATGTCAACAGTCTGATAAACGTATCCGCGGACAAGGCAATGTAAGCAAGACACATACCGATAATGCCCCAACGGAGGCCGAATGGCACGGGCACAGAATGTGAACTCATGTCGTTGAATAGGTAGATGGCCGACCTTACTCAACCCCATAACCCAGAGCTGGGCATAAGATCGATAGCTATTCGTGGACAAAGAAGAGAACATGTCCATTTAGCACCTATAGCGGGCCAAGTCTATCTCAAGTTTGAGACCCCTCACCTGTGCACCCACCCACATTCAGACCGAGAAGCACTTGCGCAAACACTCCATGGTGTGACAAGCGTTGGACAAGCTGACACACTATCCTGTCACGACAGCCATAAGGGAGGGGTTTGTGTTACATGTCATAATAGCACAAGGATGGATGATATCAGCAAGGAATGACCAGGAATTTAAAATGCGTCTGACAGTGTCCTTCACGACCCACGACTTCAGGAAAACCAACATCTTTCGGCAACCGACGTCCGAGCGTCCGTTGATTGCGCACATGACAGTCATCAAGCAGTCAAGATGTAGAGGAAGGCGCAAGGGGGGTGTGACTAATCATATATGTTGTAAAAGGATCCCAGATAGCTAATCACCTTCCTTTAATTTCTTTAGAAAATAGCGTGACTCGGATCAAAAATTTACCATATTCCTTAGCAAGAGTCACTTTCTAAGTGTTTGAAAGTTGCCATGCCGGGGGCAAGCATACCCACTTTCCAGCCAACCGTCACCGGCCAGGAACTGGAGGCCATCCAAGAGGTACTCGACAACCGAATTTTGAcgggaaaagggaaatacACGGCATTGTGCCAGCGATGGCTTGAATCAAGCATGCCACATGGCAAGGCCTTTGTCTTGAGCTCGTGCACTTCAGCCTTGGAAATTGCGGCCTTCCTAGCCGATTTTCGGCCAGGGGATGAAGTGATTGTACCGAGCTATACGTACGTGTCGACAGTCAATGCGTTTGTTGTCCATGGGGCGCTACCGGTCTTTGTCGATGTGGAAGAGACGACCATGAACATCGATGCGCAGAAGATCGAGAATGTCATCACGCCCCGGACCAAGGCCATTGTGCCGGTGCACTATGCTGGAATCGCCTGCGACATGGACACCATACTGGATATTGCCAATCGGCATGACCTGCTTGTGATTGAGGATGCCGCCATGGCCTGCGGCAGCATGTATCGAGGACGTGCGTTGGGAACCATGGGACACCTAGGATGCATCAGTTtccaagagaagaaaatattcACCAGTGGCGGACAGGGAGGGGCATTACTCGTCAATCAGGACGCACTCGTGGCGCGGGCTGAGATCCTATATGAACACGGCACGAACCGAGCTCAATTTCTGCGCGGTGAAGTGGATGTCTATCGTTGGCTGGATGTTGGGATCAATGCAACCCTGAGTGAAATCCAAGCAGCCTTTCTCTACGCCCAGTTTCAAGCCGCACCAGAGATCATTTCACGCCGCCGACGTCTCTGGTCTCGCTATCACAAACGCCTGGCCCCTCTGGCCCACGCAGGCATCATCCGCCTACCCCAGCCGGCTGCGGAGGCGGACCATAACGCAGCCGTCTTCTGGCTTCGGTTGGCTAATGCCTCGGACAGACCTGCCTTCATCGAGCATATGGCGGCCGGACAGATTCAGACACAGGCTCAATTCGTGCCATTACACTCTTCTCCGTTCGGCAAACAGGTCGGGCGCTTTCATGGCGAAGATCGGGTGACCACACGCGCCGCAGCGGAAATTGTCTTGTTACCACTCTACGCGGAACTTACAGAAAGGCAACAGGACCTCGTTATTCAACGCGTTTGGGGGTTCTGGCGGGAAGCAACGAACATTCCAACACTTGGAGACCCCCCGGATGCTGAGGTAATTGGTTCTTAGGCGACATTCTGGGTTTGGAAGTGTAACTAGCACTGTTTTTCCCCCAAGCTTGAAACAGAAGGGGAGCACTGCTAGCAGCAATGGTGAGCTCAATTCGATTAATCTCTCGCGGTGGATATGTTTTGCGGATATGTAAAGGACGTCCGATATTAGATATCGCTGGGATCACAATGGAGTTGCATTACAAGTAGTAAAATGTGGTCGAGGAAACCATTCTTGACATTCGGGACGAGTCTGTTATGCACGGAGTCTCCCCTAATCTGGCATTCCATCCAAGCATTCTCAGGAGCGCCCTTTCACCGTGTGGGCGTCTTTACTGGTGGTTCGCGTAACAGTAAATCCCAAGATCCTACAAAACGCCTTCAGCGCATGGCCGAGAATGTACAGCCCCAGACTGATGAAGTTAAACCACACTAGGGCGATAAAGTAGACGACTGCCTGAGGTGGGATCCAACGAAATAGTTGTGTCGGATCAAAGCCAGCCTTTTCCTTGAAGTCATTAATCTCAGCCAGGGCCGTCGTCGTCTGGGGCTGATC of Aspergillus luchuensis IFO 4308 DNA, chromosome 7, nearly complete sequence contains these proteins:
- a CDS encoding MFS transporter (COG:U;~EggNog:ENOG410PJXX;~InterPro:IPR020846,IPR001958,IPR011701,IPR036259;~PFAM:PF07690;~TransMembrane:12 (i12-35o55-74i86-108o114-132i144-166o172-192i231-256o276-296i303-324o336-359i380-399o405-427i);~go_function: GO:0022857 - transmembrane transporter activity [Evidence IEA];~go_process: GO:0055085 - transmembrane transport [Evidence IEA]), whose product is MLVKQIRSSTTFAVIVVCVAVFTDIFLYGLVVPMLPFALAERVGLTDADIQRWNSILLASYGASIMLGSLLFGWMGDRTRTKQLPFLLGVGVMGGATLLFSLTSSLTLILLARILQGCSTAIVFTIGFSLMLDTVGEQYIGRAIGFTSMSLSVGLFAGPIVGGLLYDLAGYFAVFVPAFVLVVLEFVLRVLLITPSHEIDVKQDLSDEEGRPLMSDVAGTPITGSPRKPALLYLICMPRFLVAMVGMFMLNSFMTALEAVLPVYLPEVFPYRSTDIAIVFLSNTLPMICSPLGGFVVDRLGPFWPEILGFALITPSLMLLSLILEPTEVMSVLLRLFLFLFGCGVSLAMPAMMTEITLAKDDMEKGRPGIFGDGGASSQAYGLSNAAFAAGTLVGPLYAGYIREALSWATMAISLGTFSALMMILAISFTPMKRSSATARSNSQII
- a CDS encoding Gfo/Idh/MocA family protein (COG:G,Q;~EggNog:ENOG410PKW7;~InterPro:IPR036291,IPR000683;~go_function: GO:0016491 - oxidoreductase activity [Evidence IEA]), producing MLGLQAGKHVLCEKPFTATARQAHRLVETARARNLFLMEAMWTRFLPISAQIREEVQNGAIGPVIRIFADNSIGTNALKELKDSYLTKKDLAGGALLDLGVYPVHWIMQTLAPSPDPKPSSILSAITPLLGAGVDESTTIIMTFPGTSPSPVSVQAIASSSLRAMADPDGHTPVVRIQGDSGEIQIYGPPWCPSKYRIIKRVQQFGITGGGEDFEYRVPGGAHGLCFEADEVARCVRDERLESATMPWTESLTVIEILDAVRRAHGLCFSEIVESEEYPVIMPAKMN
- a CDS encoding uncharacterized protein (COG:E;~EggNog:ENOG410PW1Q;~InterPro:IPR000653,IPR012749,IPR015424,IPR015421, IPR015422;~PFAM:PF01041;~antiSMASH:Cluster_7.1;~go_function: GO:0003824 - catalytic activity [Evidence IEA]), whose amino-acid sequence is MPGASIPTFQPTVTGQELEAIQEVLDNRILTGKGKYTALCQRWLESSMPHGKAFVLSSCTSALEIAAFLADFRPGDEVIVPSYTYVSTVNAFVVHGALPVFVDVEETTMNIDAQKIENVITPRTKAIVPVHYAGIACDMDTILDIANRHDLLVIEDAAMACGSMYRGRALGTMGHLGCISFQEKKIFTSGGQGGALLVNQDALVARAEILYEHGTNRAQFLRGEVDVYRWLDVGINATLSEIQAAFLYAQFQAAPEIISRRRRLWSRYHKRLAPLAHAGIIRLPQPAAEADHNAAVFWLRLANASDRPAFIEHMAAGQIQTQAQFVPLHSSPFGKQVGRFHGEDRVTTRAAAEIVLLPLYAELTERQQDLVIQRVWGFWREATNIPTLGDPPDAEVIGS